A DNA window from Aphelocoma coerulescens isolate FSJ_1873_10779 chromosome 7, UR_Acoe_1.0, whole genome shotgun sequence contains the following coding sequences:
- the C1QL2 gene encoding complement C1q-like protein 2 gives MAVALLVAVPLLLLQAPADTGAHYEMMGTCRMICDPYSGGRPPGPGSTAAVEALQDLGANPPPPFVQGPKGEPGRPGKPGPRGPPGEPGPPGPRGPPGERGDAGKPGLPGLALAGAGGGGSGGGAAVGGEAAGGLSAAFSGPRIAFYVGLKSPHEGYEVLKFDDVVTNLGNHYDPASGKFTCQVRGIYFFTYHILMRGGDGTSMWADLCKNGQVRASAIAQDADQNYDYASNSVVLHLDSGDEVYVKLDGGKAHGGNNNKYSTFSGFLLYPD, from the exons ATGGCCGTCGCGCTGCTTGTCGCcgtgcccctgctgctgctgcaagcgCCCGCCGACACCGGCGCCCACTACGAGATGATGGGCACCTGCCGCATGATCTGCGACCCGTACAGCGGTgggcggccgcccggccccggcagcACCGCCGCCGTGGAGGCCCTGCAGGACCTGGGCGCCAACCCCCCGCCGCCCTTCGTCCAGGGACCCAAAGGGGAGCCGGGCCGGCCGGGCAAACCGGGCCCCCGCGGGCCACCCGGGGAGCCGGGTCCGCCGGGTCCGCGGGGCCCGCCGGGGGAACGGGGCGACGCGGGGAagccggggctgcccgggctggcgctggcgggcgcgggcggcggcgggagcggcggcggggcggcggtgGGCGGCGAGGCGGCGGGCGGGCTGAGCGCCGCCTTCAGCGGGCCGCGCATCGCCTTCTACGTGGGGCTCAAGAGCCCCCACGAGGGCTATGAGGTCCTCAAGTTCGACGACGTGGTGACCAACCTGGGCAACCACTACGATCCGGCCAGCGGCAAGTTCACCTGCCAGGTGCGCGGCATCTACTTCTTCACCTACCACATCCTCATGCGCGGCGGCGACGGCACCAGCATGTGGGCCGACCTCTGCAAGAACGGCCAG GTGCGGGCCAGTGCCATCGCCCAAGACGCAGACCAGAACTACGACTATGCCAGCAACAGCGTGGTGCTGCACCTGGACTCCGGCGATGAAGTGTATGTCAAGCTGGATGGAGGCAAAGCACACGGAGGCAACAACAATAAGTACAGCACTTTCTCTGGCTTTCTTTTATACCCTGATtga